A stretch of the Dehalococcoidales bacterium genome encodes the following:
- a CDS encoding response regulator has protein sequence MVAKSAHVLVVDDEPHLCVALGRILEKGGYRVTTTTSGQTALELIEEKRPDVVLLDLMMPGLDGREVCRRIRKSGIEVRVIYFTAKAEASNPAKLKELRKEADDLLVKPATSRQIISKVSSVLKGNVK, from the coding sequence ATGGTAGCGAAGAGTGCGCATGTTCTGGTTGTTGATGATGAGCCACACCTTTGTGTTGCGCTGGGCCGGATACTGGAGAAGGGCGGGTACCGTGTAACGACCACGACCAGCGGTCAGACGGCGCTCGAACTTATAGAAGAGAAACGTCCGGATGTAGTATTGCTTGACCTAATGATGCCGGGACTTGACGGCCGTGAGGTGTGTCGACGGATTCGTAAATCAGGTATAGAAGTCCGCGTGATATATTTCACCGCTAAGGCAGAGGCGAGTAACCCGGCAAAGCTGAAAGAGCTTCGTAAGGAAGCGGATGACCTCCTGGTTAAACCGGCCACCAGCAGGCAGATAATATCGAAGGTAAGCAGTGTACTGAAAGGCAATGTCAAGTGA
- a CDS encoding glucose 1-dehydrogenase, with amino-acid sequence MIEEFNLTGKVAIVTGGNGGIGRGIAIGLARAGAEIVIAARNEEKTGRVIDEITGLGRRCRGIRCDVQSRDDIQATVDATLKEFGRLDILVNNAGISGGGPPQSIPEETWDNVVGTNLKSVFLFSQAVYPALVGAGGGKIINIGSEYSIFGSASVLPYSASKGGVIQMTKSLAVAWAGNNIQVNAIIPGWVRTDMTAPVIDNEPFYRGIVQRTPAGRFAEPEEVAGTAVFLASAASDFITGQSIVFDGGYSIA; translated from the coding sequence GGTCGTGGCATTGCCATCGGGCTGGCCCGTGCCGGTGCCGAAATCGTCATCGCTGCCCGCAACGAAGAAAAGACCGGTCGTGTGATTGATGAGATTACCGGTTTGGGTCGCCGCTGCCGGGGTATTCGTTGTGATGTGCAGAGCCGCGACGATATTCAGGCCACAGTTGATGCCACGCTGAAGGAGTTTGGCAGACTCGATATCCTGGTCAACAACGCCGGTATCTCTGGAGGCGGGCCGCCGCAGTCGATACCGGAGGAGACCTGGGATAATGTGGTCGGCACCAATCTCAAGTCAGTCTTTCTGTTCTCGCAGGCGGTATATCCGGCACTGGTCGGAGCGGGTGGTGGTAAAATTATCAACATCGGGTCGGAGTACTCTATCTTCGGCAGTGCCTCAGTTCTTCCCTATTCGGCGAGTAAGGGTGGCGTTATTCAGATGACCAAGTCCCTGGCAGTGGCCTGGGCGGGCAACAACATTCAGGTCAATGCCATCATACCTGGATGGGTGAGAACAGATATGACGGCGCCGGTCATCGATAATGAACCCTTCTACCGGGGAATCGTGCAGCGGACTCCGGCGGGCCGTTTTGCCGAACCGGAGGAAGTGGCTGGCACAGCCGTTTTCCTTGCGTCGGCGGCATCTGATTTCATCACCGGCCAGAGTATTGTCTTCGACGGCGGGTACTCGATAGCATGA